AAACTTGAATAAAATAGTTTGCATAAAAGCTTTTAGGAGAAGAAACACCAAGAATGGCTGCAAATATCCACACAAGTATATAAACTAGCTTTTTATTCTCGCCTAAATTATGTCTACCAATTGTTCTCATATAAAGAGGTGTCGCGAATAAACCCAATAATAGAAATAAGTTCCTCTTAATTTGAATTGTCAATCCCGATGCCAAGCTTGCCAATGTCACTCTCTCCCCAGTGACACGCAATAAGTTAGCTGTGAAATTAGCAGATACATAATCGTTGAAGTGACCGTTAATCCAAAAATAAACTGCGATTAAGATAGTAGGAAGGATAAAACCAGAAAGCAGAAACACGTAGCTTCGCCAAAGGTGTTTGAATCGATACTTTTTAGTTTTTGGTGGCAAAAACCGCAAAGCGATCGCCGTTAAAATTACAATAGCAATGAACTCAAATATCACGACTTGCTTAATTGATAGTGCTATTCCCATTGCCAAACCAATAGTAAATAGCCGTAGGAAATTGCGGCGCACTGAACCCTCAGTATTTATTTGAAATAACTGGTAAAATGAGAATGTGGTAAAAACGGCAAAAAATATTTCTGTATTAGCGGCAAGTTCATCGTTCCCTGTTGAAAAAGTAGCGTAAAGCAAACCTGCTATTAATCCAAGTTGACGCTGACCGTTACTCAGTAATGTACCAAACTTATATAAGAGAAAGCAGGTCAGTGCAACAGCCAAACAAGCCGTAATAGCTGTTGAAAAAACTGAATTGCCGAATAGAATTATACCCAGACAATAAATTAGGTATATCCCAATGGGTTTGTTGTCCCAAATTTCTGTATAAGGAAGTTTACCCGCCAGAAAATCTCTGGCTATCAAAAAGTACAAACCTTCATCACCGTTGTTGTTGATCCCAAACTCAAAGAAGGCTGGCAACCGTAAGAGAAAAACTAAAATCGTAAAGCCTATACAAACTAATAAATCTATCTGTTTGACTTGCTTTAATCTCATATTCATTCTGAAATTAATAAGATTTAGTCGAAAAAATAGCCGAGCTCGAATTACAAGGAACAATCAAAGCTAATACTTTTCCAAAAAAGTTAGATCAAAAATATCCCATGTAGGTTTAAAATCTCTGTAATTTTCTATACAAAAGATTGAGAAATACACTAATAAATTGTTTCTGAACGGTAAAATAGAGTTAGTTAATTTGTGCGGGTATGGCTATAAATAAAGGAGGCGATCGCATGACAGTATCCACATCAATTCCTCAGATGCCAGTACCGCGAACTTTTGCCACAGTTGCAGAAGAACGTCGCGATCGCAAACAACGCTTAGCGGTTGCTTTCCGCCTCTTCTCTCGCTACGGCTTTGATGAGGGTATCGCCGGACACATCACAGTCCGCGATCCTGAATACCGCAATTGCTTTTGGGTCAATCCCTTTGGAATGCACTTCGGACAGATTCGCGCGCGAGATTTGATTCTCGTCAACGACAAAGGTGAAGTTGTAGAAGGCAACAAACCAGTTAACGCAGCCGCCTTCGCCATCCATTCTCAAATTCACGCCGCCCGTCCCGATATCGTCGCCGCTGCCCACGCCCACTCTCTCTACGGTAAAAGCTGGTCTAGCCTCGGTCGCCTCCTCGATCCCCTCACTCAGGATGCTTGTGCTTTCTACCAAGACCACAGCTTATTTGACGACTATACCGGAGTCGTACTCGATCCAGCCGAAGGCAAACGCATTGCCCAAACTCTAGGACAAAACAAAGCCATTATTCTGAGAAATCACGGTCTACTGACTGTAGGAGAAACAGTAGACGAAGCAGCTTGGTGGTTCATTACAATGGATCGTTCCTGTCAAGCGCAACTCATGGCAGAAGCCGCTGGTATGCCTCGCGTCATCGATCCTCAACAAGCAAGTACTGCCCACAGCCAAGTAGGTTCTCACCATATCGGCTGGTTTAGCTTTCAACCGCTGTATGACAGAATTGTGCAGCAAGAACCCGACTCGCTTGATGACTAGCAACTCAGCCATCAGAATGCCCTAGATAGGGCATTTTGTAATTGTGCCACCATTTGAGCGCGGGATGAGACATTCAATTTGCGAAATATACGTTTGAGCGCTTGTTTGACAGAATTTTCAGTAATCCAAAGTTGCGTGCCAATTTCGGCATTTGTCAATCCTTGAGCCACTAAATCGGCTATTTGAATTTCACGCGGCGTAAGACGAAGAGAATTGTCAGCGCTGGATTTAGATCGATCTATCTCTAAATGGCAGCTAACAGAAGGCGATCGCATTGTTGCCATGCGAGTAGATAAATGCAAACAAATTGCACCCAGATCGGTTAAATCTTGAGTGGTAAAGGCAAGATTGCCCCGTTCGCGAGTCAATCCAATTCCACCCACTAGCTGGCTGTTGCAGACAATTGGTCCTGTCATGACATGCCAATGATCGGCGCGGGGACAAATTGCTCTCCAGGCTTTAGGTGACACGACTAATGCTTCATGTACGGGTGCGTGGTGTTCGACCAAGTAGCGTAAAACTGGATTGTATTCTACCGATGTAGCGAATTTGAGAATACCTTGCCACTTGGGATCGACAGAGGAAAGTTCATCAAAGAAAAATAGCCTACAGCGGCGGGCTGCAAAGTACTCGCTGACTGTTACCATGACACGCTGGTGTACTTCTGGAAGATTTTGCGCCTGAGCGATCGCCGTCAATAAAGATTGTAAAGAATCTCTCATCATTGTGAGTGCAAACTGTACCCGATCGAGGACTAGATGCAATTGGGAGAGCAATATTATCTTAACTTCAGTGACAGTCAATCTTTTGTCAATTCACCCTCAGAGAAAACTTTAGCATGGCATTAAGTTCTAACTTCAACTTTGCACCGACAGCATCTCGGCGCTGGACTCAAATGGGTTTTTACATAGTAGCAGTACTTTTCAACCTTTGCCTGACTATCCAAGTGTTAACCGTTGGACTTGCCTACTTTTACAATCCTCAATGGTGGAATGTTCATGTTTGGCTGGTGCGTGGTTACAGTGGATTGTCTTTAGTTTTATTGGTGTGGGTGTACCTAATTCCATATCCGCGTCGAGTGCGGAGTTTGACAACAAGTATGCCAATATTGCTGGGGTTACAATTTCTCACGATTCATCTGAAGTCACCCTTACCTTTAGGTGTACTTCATCCCTTGTTTGGATTCGCGTTATTTTCTGCATCCACAACCTTAGTTCATCATGTTTGGCGCATTTTATCGACTAAGTCTAATGTGGAAGAGACTGCTTTGACACATGATTAATGACTACCTTCACGAGTGTTCGTAACTTAAATAGACATGTTCTAGAACATATGAGAATAACAAATCCAGTAAAGACTATTTACAGTCTTCTGAAAATGGTTGTTAGTACAAACTTAGGTGTGAATGTCATGGGCAAGAAACTTGAAGATATTTTTAATTATCTCCAAATTTCAGATTTAATTGCTACATCAGGACAACCAACTGAGTCACAAATAGCAGCAATTAAAGAAGCGGGTTATCAAGTGCTAATTAATCTTGCTCCACTCGAAAAATTTGAAACTACATTACCGAACGAAGCAGCATTTGTGGAGTCTCTGGGTATGGAGTACGTTCACATTCCCGTCATTTGGAATAAACCAACTTTAGAAGACTTCGATCGCTTTGCTCAAGTCATGCAAGCTAATAGCGATCGCCCTGTTTTTGTCCACTGTGCGGGTAACTTTCGCGTTTCTGCATTTATGTATCTCTATCGACGAATTTATCAAAACATAGATGAAGAAGAAGCACAAAAAGACTTACACAAACTTTGGGTTCCTGATGATACTTGGCAGCGACTTATGAAAGAGGTCATGGGTAATGGGTAATAGGTGGTTGGTAGCTGCACCGCAAAATGATTGGCGATGGTACAGGGATCTTCAACAAAACCTGCCCCTACAAATTCTACTAACTGTTCACTCCTTCCAATTCATTTTCGGTCATTTCATACATCTGACGCAACTTTTCTAACTTTTCAGGATCTGCATTCCAAAAACCGCGTCCGTGTGCTTCGATCGCTCTACCAACAATATTACGAAAAGCTTCGGGATTTGCCTTGCGTAACTTTTCTGCCATCTCTGCGTCAAGAACGTAAGTATCTGCGGCTTGGTCATAGACCCAATCATCGGTAAAATCGGCAGTCCCGCCCCAACCAATTAAAGCTGTCATGCGCTGAGAAATTTCAAACGCACCTCCCGAACCTTGATTTACCATTGCCTCCGCCCATTTCGGATTGAGTAATTTGGTGCGGTATTCCATTCTGAGTAAATCGTCCAAATTACGCGGTGTCGTATCCTGAGAAAAACTTTCGACAAAACTCGCAGTTACTTTTTTCCCTCGCTGCTTTTCCGCTGCCTTTTTCAAACCACCCGTATTAGCATAGTATTCTTGAATATCCGTCAGACCGTATTCGACAGAATCGATTTCTTGAACGATGCGATCGCACTTTTGCAATAATTGCGTCAAGACTTCCGGTCTAGCCCGTCCCTTATCTTGTCTACCATAACTAAATACATTGCGATCGCGCCAAGTATTGCCTAACTCATCCCCCGATTCCCAATTTCCATCCGTGACTCGTTCGTTCACCATCGAACCGAAATCGCCTGCTGGATTGGAAAATAGCCGCGCCGACGGATTTTCTACGCCCTGCGCTTGTAAGGCTAAATAGTGCTTGCGGATGAAATTTTCTGTTTCCGATTCCTCAGCCATAGCCGCCCGTTGGAATAGATCGTCGAGTAATTCGATAATGTTGACAAAGCTATCGCGAAATATGCCGGAAAGATTTCCTAACACGTCAATTCGAGGATGTCCCACTTGGGCAAGCGGCTTCAATCCATAACGAACGATTCGCCCCGTACCTTCCTTGATGGGTTCCGCGCCGACTAATTCCAGTAAAATTCCTAAAGACTCGCCCCGCGTTTTAATTGCATCCAGTCCCCATAACATCACCGCCACGGTTTCGGGATATGCCCCATGTTCTTGTAGATGTTGGCTGATAATATTTTGCGCGATCGCCTTTCCTCTTTCATATGCCGCAGGTGAAGGCATTCTGTAGGGATCTAAAGCGTGAATGTTGCGTCCTGTAGGTAACACACCCATACCATCCCGCAACAGATCGCCTCCAGGTGCAGGAGGGATGTACTCACCATTGAGTCCGCGTAGTAAATTGGTTAATTCCTCATCCGTTTGCATCAATAAATCGCGGATTTGTAACGCTTCTTCTAATTGTGCGATCGCATTGACGGGCGGGTTTTGAGGAAAGCCGTCTCGTTTTGGCTGTGAATCTTGGGCTAAACCCGCCCCTACAATTTTCCCATTTGCGATCGCGTCTACCACATCTGCTGATAATTCTTCGCCAAAATATGCTTGCAGATAACTTGCTAATTGTTCCGCATCTGGAGGTTTTCCTAAAACGTGTAAGCCGCTGGAAAACAGGCGATTTTCTAATACTTGTAGATACTCGTATACCTGTAATAAATAGCGATCGAAGACGACTTTACTAAATAACCGGGCGTTCTCAGGAGTAAAAGCAATCCCTAAATGCTTTGCTTCTGCCAAGGGACAATCTGTATTAATTCCCGTATCTACAATTTTCTTACAAATTGCTTCTTTCAAAGCATAGTTCTTCTCTGGATCTTCACGATATTCAGCAATTAAATCGCGCAATGCTACTAACTCTTTGTATAAGCCTGCCCGACCGTAAGGAGGAACGTTATGAGAAATAATCGTACCGTATCCTCGCCGCTTTGCCAAAATTGACTCAGAGGGATTATTCGCAGCATAGATATACAAATTGGGCAGATTTCCTAACAAAATATCCGACCAAGAATAGCCTGTGTTTCCCAAAGGAGAACCAGGCAACCATTCCACCGTCCCGTGCATTCCAAAATGAATCACTGCATCTGCTTGAAATTCTTGTTGCAACCATTTGTAGTAAGCTGCATATTGAGGATGGGGAGTTAAATCGCGATCGAACATCAACCGCATCGGATCGCCAGGAATACCTAAAGGCGGTTGTACGCCAATCCAAACATTACCTAACTGTACTCCACCCACAAGTAACTCATCACCGTAAGTTTTAATACCGCTACCGGACAGAGATTTCCAATGTTTCTCAATTCGAGATGTTTGCAAGTAACCAAGCCATTTTTCTAACCTCTGCGTGGGAACGGTATTTTGTAGGGGCGCATCGGTTGGAACGATAGATTGTAGGGGCGCACGGCTGTGCGCCCCTACAGGAATATTTTCATCTGCCTGTTTTACCCACCGGATCAATTCTTCCCCGTCTTCCGGTAAGTCTCCAACGGTATAGCCTCGATCTTTTAAAGTTTGAAGTAATTTCAGCAGCGATCGCGGTACATTTAATAAGGCTGCCGTCCCTGTAGCTCCGTAACCAGGGGGAAAACCATAGAGAATAATAGCTATTTTCCTTTCAGCCGCAGGTTTCTGACGCAAAACAATCCATTTGTGCAACCTTGCTACCAAACGCTGGACTCGTTCGGGGATCAGATAGATCTTTTCTCCCACCAAGCCACCCAAAGGCACGGTATCGATCGCGCCGTCGAGTTCTGGTAGTGCATATAATACGACACTTTGCAAGCCCCCGATTCCTTGGCGCGTCCAAGAATGGATGTCTTGAATTAAGAGTGGTGCAGCAACGATATAGGGTACGTTCTTGGCGCTGAGAATGCGCGTAGCAACTTCTACCTGTCGTCCAGCTTCCATCGAACCCGCCGGACCACCTACCAAAGGAAAGCCAATAGTAGAAACGATTGCATCGACTGTAACAGCTTCACTCGATAAAGAAGGAGTTTCGACATTTCCTAGCTGTCTTTGTGCGGTTTCATAAGTTGTCGTCATCCAATCTCTGACTGCAACGTGTCCTTCTACACCGTTAATAAAAATTGGTAAAGGGATTAATCCTGCCCGTTCAAAATAGCGAATTAATTGGGGAATATAAGGTTGTTTGGTGATGACGTGTTTGCGGTAGAGTAGAATTCCAACAATTGGTTGTGTAGAGAGGTTACATGTAACCTCTCTACATTTTTGATACCAATTTATATATTCGCGGGGTGAGGTGAAAAATCCTGAATAATCGGGGTGTAATAACCCCATATTGGGTGTTTCGATCGGGGGAGGAATATCGCCTATTCTTAACCCTAAATATTTTTCGGCTAGCGTCCAAAATAGTGCCGCAACATTATCCGCGCCTCCTGCATTCCAATAGCCGTAGATAATTAGCCAGTTGCGTAAGTCTTGCACTTTTTGAACTGGGACGTATTTTAATAGTTTTGGTCCCACTTTTAAAAAGCTGATATATCCTGCGAGTCGGTCTTCTTCTCGTCCTTGACTAAATTTATCCAGAATAAATTTAACTGGCTTGGGCATTCCTTTGGGTTTGTCACCGATCGCAAATGCACCGAGTTTGGTTAAACTCATTAATTCCAAGGCTGACTCAAATACCAAGCGAATTGGGATCGCGGTGAGGCGATCGCGCAACCACAAAACTTGATCGTAGTCAAATAGCAAGCTACCGAAGAAAACATCAGCGTTATCGAGTGCAGCCTCTATTTCTGTAGGTTTGGTAGAAATATCGCGATCGCTAAATACGCAAATTTCTAATTCTGGGCAGCGGGAACGTGCCAAATCTGCCGCTTGGCGGTACAAGTCAGCGTTGAAAGATTCAAACCCAGCGATCAGTACTATGCGCTTCATGCCCAGATGTCAAGAAATTTCTACTTCGATCTTAAGGAGAAATTTCTTGCCTGGGTAGAGATGCGATCTTCGATCGTGATTTTCAACCGGATGAGATACAAGACCTGTAGTAGGGGCGCACAGCTGTGCGCCCCTACCAATGTATGCCATCTTATCTCAATCTCGCCACTACCCAATTCGATCCAACCAGCCGCCAACATCTACAGATAATTTCTGCCCCAACCTCAATAGATAGCGCAGTTGAGTCAGATCCCAAAGACGATCGCCATTTCGACTTTCTGTGTCACCGTCAAGAGTTTGGAGACACTGCGGGATAATTTGACTGTGCAGACAGCGGCAGTAAACTTCTTGGACGCGCGCCAATGATAAACCGAGATTGAGCTGACAACCGATATCGATTGAACGCTCGATTTTTTGAATGTCCTCTACAGCAACATTACCGTGTAATAGTTGCCAGAGCGATCGCAGCATCAGCTGTTCTAGACTCTGTTTAACTTCTGGTAACTTCAACTGACAGCGTAACAAGTTAGCTTCTGTAGCGACTGCTTCTAATTCTGCCCAGTGTTCCCAAGTGTCGCGATCCCCAATTTCTTCACATAGCGATCGCACCAAATCTAAACAGCGACTACCCAAAGCAATCTCAGCCGCAACTTGCAATTCTTGGGGTACGGGTAAGTAATCGCGGTGGTAAGCCATGAGTACCCCATAATTATCGCGGTAAACTTGGGTGTAGAGCAAATCTAACCGTGTCAAGCTTTCCTGACTTAACATCTGGACGATCCGGTGACGTTCTTCTGCAATTAAATCTTGCAAATTGAACGAGCGATCGCCAAATATTTGAATCAGCTTCTGAATCGCATGGGCAGCGCTAGCTTGTTGCAAAGACTCAAACACTTGCTCTTTCATCTGGTTGTACGATCGCCGCCCTGTAAATGGCTGAATGCAGCAATGAAAATCCCAGCCACCGAGATGCAACACGGCAAACACCAACTCCTCCTTCTCCCAGGTAATTTCTGACGTGAGTTCCAATTGCCCTACGGCTAGAGTCAGCGTACCGACGCGCTGCCATTGGTAGTCTAGCTGATTGACTGTATAGCAATAGATATGCGGAGTAGGAAGCAGGCAGTGAGTTGTAGAAAAGCGCTCCAACTGACTGTTGACCGTTGACCGTTGACCGTTAGAGCCGATTTCCTGTTTCCTAAATAAGGACGTAATGGCATATTGAGCGGCAATTTGCTGAAAGTTAACCTGGGCAGTTAGCACCAGTTGACGGTAGACTTCCGCCCCATGACCGAAAAACTCGACATTACTAGGGGCAAGGCTGAGATGGTTGATAAATTCTTTTTCCAGTTGCACGCCTGCCACATCTTCGGCAAGTTCCAAAGCTCTAGCAGCATAACGCAAAATTTGCGTGCCTTCGGGACGGGAAATTTCTTCAAAGAACCAACCGCAACTCGTATACATTAACAAGGCATGGCGCTGCATCTCCAATAACCGCAGAGCATCGACTCGTTCTGAGTCCGTCAGCGAATGGGATTGATGGCGAGAGAGGAAGCGTTGAACGTTAGCCACCGAGCGATCGCGAATGACTTGAATATATTCATCCCGTGCTAACCAGGGATCGCAGAATAAACTTTTAGCAGCAGTTTCGTAAACATCAATTAAGCGCTCGCGCAGCCAATCAAGGGCGTTGCGTAGGGGTCGCCGCCATTTTTGATGCCACTCACCACCACCACCGCAACCACAATCATCTTGCCAGCGGTCTACACCATGCGAACAACTCCAAGCAGTGACGGGCTTGAGTTCTACTTCCCAAGTTGGCGGATCGAGGCTGAGATAATGGGCGTAGTTCGTTACCGTCCAACCTCGGCGGGGAAATTCTTCTGTAAAGGCATAGGCGAAGGTTTTTTCCGTACCACCTTTGTGATGTCCGAAAGTTTCACCATCTGTAGCAACAGAAATTAACTGTGCGGGACGGCGATCCCCGCGAATTGCCAGTCCCATCCGTCCGATAAACTGATGGGAATTGCTGAGTGCATCGCTAAAACCCATATCCCGCGAAATTGGACCATCGTAGAAGAAGATATCTATGTATGGGGTTTCTTGTAGAGACGTTACATGTAACGTCTCTACATTTGACGATTTCAAATAGCAACGATAGGGACGAGTGGGATCGATCTGGCTACCCCCAACTTCGTGCCACTGAGTTACTGGCTGTTCGTCTGTGGGGATCGTTCGACAGCGCTGGGCTTGGGAGGGAGCGAGAATAATGAAGCGAATTCCCTCTGCTACCAAAGCCTCTAAGGTGGGATAGTCTACCGCAGTTTCCGCCAACCACATGCCTTCGGGAGCGCGTCCAAACCGGGAGCGAAAATCTTCTATACCCCAGCGAATTTGAGTGTATTTGTCTCGTTCGTTAGCTAGAGGTAGAATGATGTGATTGTAAACTTGAGCGATCGCATTACCGTGACCGTTAAGACGAGCGCAACTATTGCGGTCTGCTTCAATTATCCGCTGATACACCTCCAAATCGTAACGCTCTAACCACGACAGCAGCGTAGAACCGAAATTGAAGCTGAAATACTCGTAGTTGTTAACGATCCCCAAAACTTCACCGCGATCGTTCAATACCCTGGCAAAAGCATTTGGACGATAGCATTCATGGTGGATGCGTTCGTTCCAGTCGTGAGCGGGTGCAGCACTAGGCTGACGCTCGATCGCATCTAAGTAAGGATTCTCGCGAGGTGGCTGATAGAAATGACCGTGAACGGTCACGTATACACCTGTAGCCGTTTGCAGGGGATTGAGACTTACTTGATGCTTGGCATCGCGATCGAGCGGAAAATTTGATTCAGCAGCTGGAAGATCGGCAGCAGAGGTCATGAAAGTTATATCCAAATTACAAATTAATTTTTACAAGCTCTACAATCTGCTACCCTACATTGCTCAAAGGAGTAGCTATGTGAAATAACGTGCTTAAGACTCTAGATTAAAACTCAAATGAAGCAGAGATCGAGATAGCTGGGCGGTAAATCGTAACTGATGGCAGATGTTGAAGTCAGTCGCACCCTAGCTTGACCTTGCTCCTCAGCATGAGATCGCACTCGATCTTATTAAACTGCAAGTTTAGGTTTATTTAAGATTGGCTTAATATTTTTGCAACTAGCTTTGGGGATCGGTTCACGAATCTACACGATTGGTTACAAATCAGTTATCAGTTGTCGTAGGGGCGGGTTTAACAACAAATTCACGCCTATAACCAGCAATCTACTTACAAAACCGCCCGTACAAGTTCAGATTTTGTCGGGGCGAGTTTAGCAAAGAGTCACGTCTATAACCAAAAATCTGCGCGCAAAACCCGCCCTTACAGGGTTTATTGTCAACAACCAACAACCTTCGCCTAAAATCGGTTGTACCGATAATTAATCTGCTAATGTCAGGAAAAAATATTCTATTCTCCGTCTTGCTGCTATTTGTCCCAGTATCGATCGCCGCTCACATACTAGAGTGGGGAGAGTTGACAGTATTTATTACGGCAGGGTTGGCTATTCTACCGCTGGCGGCTTGGATGGGAAGTGCAACTGAAGAACTTGCAGTAGTTGTGGGTCCAACTTTAGGCGGGTTGTTGAATGCGACTTTTGGTAATGCCACTGAGTTAATTATCGCGATCGTGGCGCTCAATGCTGGATTGGTTGATGTGGTGAAAGCCAGCATCACAGGATCGATTATCGGTAACTTGCTGCTGGTGATGGGTTTATCGATGCTGCTGGGAGGGTTGCGTTACAAAGAACAGGAGTTTCAGCCTGTGGTAGCGCGGGTGAATGCTTCTTTGATGAATTTAGCCGCGATCGCCATTTTGATCCCCACGGCTGTAGACTTTACCTCTAGCGGGATTAGCGAAGCTACAATTCAACATCTTTCCATTGCGATCGCGATCGTCTTGATGGCAGTGTACATAATGACATTGGTGTTTTCGATGAAAACTCATGTCTATCTCTACGATGCCGGAGTAGCAGCAGCCGAACCAAGTGAAGATGATGCAGAAGAGGCAAAATCTAAGTTGTGGGTATGGGTGGGAGTATTATTAGGGGCGACGATTCTCGTGGCAGTGGAATCAGAATTGCTAGTTGATGCTTTAGAAGTTGCGACATCCCAGCTAGGTTTAACAGCTTTGTTTACAGGGGTGGTTCTAGTCCCAATTATCGGTAATGCCGCAGAACACGCTACAGCCGTCACCGTGGCGATGAAAAACAAAATGGATCTTTCGGTATCCGTGGCTTTGGGATCGAGCTTGCAGATTGCGTTATTTGTCGCTCCCGTACTGGTAATAACTGGCTGGGTGTTGGGACAGCCAATGGATCTCAACTTCAATCCGTTTGAACTGGTAGCAGTAGCAGTATCGGTATTAATTGCAAATTCTATTAGTTCCGATGGTCGCTCGAACTGGTTAGAGGGTACATTGCTGTTAGCTGCATATGCAGTGTTGGGGTTGGCGTTTTATTTCCACCCCGTAATTGACGGTATCGGATAATCCCTCATGTCAATCAAGAATATTATCTCGCTTGGATTGTTGGTTTTCATTCCCATCTCGATCGCAGCTCGTTATTTAGAGTGGGGATCGCTAACAATATTTATCACGTCGGGGATCGCAATCGTCCCTTTAGCAATTTGGCTGAGTACGGCGACGGAGGAAGTAGCGATTGTTACGGGTTCCTCAATTGGTGCGTTGTTAAATGCCGTATTCGGCAATGCCACAGAGCTAATTATCGCCCTAGTTGCCCTTAAAGAAGGATTGGTTGATATTGTCAAAGCCAGTATTACGGGTAGTATTATCAGCAATCTACTCCTAGCTATGGGTTTGGCAATGTTGTTGGGAGGTTTGCGTTACAAAGAACAGGATTTTCAACCTGTGGTAGCGCGGGTGAATGGTT
This window of the Chroococcidiopsis thermalis PCC 7203 genome carries:
- a CDS encoding DUF3536 domain-containing protein is translated as MTSAADLPAAESNFPLDRDAKHQVSLNPLQTATGVYVTVHGHFYQPPRENPYLDAIERQPSAAPAHDWNERIHHECYRPNAFARVLNDRGEVLGIVNNYEYFSFNFGSTLLSWLERYDLEVYQRIIEADRNSCARLNGHGNAIAQVYNHIILPLANERDKYTQIRWGIEDFRSRFGRAPEGMWLAETAVDYPTLEALVAEGIRFIILAPSQAQRCRTIPTDEQPVTQWHEVGGSQIDPTRPYRCYLKSSNVETLHVTSLQETPYIDIFFYDGPISRDMGFSDALSNSHQFIGRMGLAIRGDRRPAQLISVATDGETFGHHKGGTEKTFAYAFTEEFPRRGWTVTNYAHYLSLDPPTWEVELKPVTAWSCSHGVDRWQDDCGCGGGGEWHQKWRRPLRNALDWLRERLIDVYETAAKSLFCDPWLARDEYIQVIRDRSVANVQRFLSRHQSHSLTDSERVDALRLLEMQRHALLMYTSCGWFFEEISRPEGTQILRYAARALELAEDVAGVQLEKEFINHLSLAPSNVEFFGHGAEVYRQLVLTAQVNFQQIAAQYAITSLFRKQEIGSNGQRSTVNSQLERFSTTHCLLPTPHIYCYTVNQLDYQWQRVGTLTLAVGQLELTSEITWEKEELVFAVLHLGGWDFHCCIQPFTGRRSYNQMKEQVFESLQQASAAHAIQKLIQIFGDRSFNLQDLIAEERHRIVQMLSQESLTRLDLLYTQVYRDNYGVLMAYHRDYLPVPQELQVAAEIALGSRCLDLVRSLCEEIGDRDTWEHWAELEAVATEANLLRCQLKLPEVKQSLEQLMLRSLWQLLHGNVAVEDIQKIERSIDIGCQLNLGLSLARVQEVYCRCLHSQIIPQCLQTLDGDTESRNGDRLWDLTQLRYLLRLGQKLSVDVGGWLDRIG
- the cax gene encoding calcium/proton exchanger — its product is MSGKNILFSVLLLFVPVSIAAHILEWGELTVFITAGLAILPLAAWMGSATEELAVVVGPTLGGLLNATFGNATELIIAIVALNAGLVDVVKASITGSIIGNLLLVMGLSMLLGGLRYKEQEFQPVVARVNASLMNLAAIAILIPTAVDFTSSGISEATIQHLSIAIAIVLMAVYIMTLVFSMKTHVYLYDAGVAAAEPSEDDAEEAKSKLWVWVGVLLGATILVAVESELLVDALEVATSQLGLTALFTGVVLVPIIGNAAEHATAVTVAMKNKMDLSVSVALGSSLQIALFVAPVLVITGWVLGQPMDLNFNPFELVAVAVSVLIANSISSDGRSNWLEGTLLLAAYAVLGLAFYFHPVIDGIG